A stretch of DNA from Pseudomonas sp. HN11:
TTCTTGCCGATCAGGATCAGTTCGTTGTCTCCACGCAACACCGCGTTGAACCAGACGTTGGCGCCCTCCTCCAGCTTGACCTTGCCCACCAGCGTGGCATTTGGCGCCACCCAGCTGTGTGGATGAGTCTCGACGCGGGCGTCGCCCAGGCGGTATTTCATGGATATTCCTCACGGCATGCCATTCAAGCGATGGCTTTTTAGATATTGATGAAACTCTTGGGGGGTTGGTGCAGGCTGATCTTCGCGTCGTCATAGAGCAGGTTGATCAATTCGACGATCATGATTGCCGTCAGCCCCCAGATCTTGTATTCGCCGAACCGATAGCTGGGCACGTACCAACTGCGGCCCTGGTAGTCGATCCGGTGGGTATGTTCGCGCGGGTCCTGTCGGAAGAAGTCCAAAGGCACGCTGAAGACCGCGGCGATCTCGGCATCGTTGGCCAGGTATTCGACGTAATCCGGGATGACGCCGACATACGGCGTAACCCGAATGCCGTGCAGGGAGATCAAGGGGCTCAGCGGGCCGATAACTTCCACCAGGCCGGGTGGCAGGCCAATTTCTTCTTCAGCCTCGCGCAACGCGGTGAAAATCAGGTCAGGGTCTTCGGGGTCGCGGCGCCCGCCGGGAAAGGCCACTTCGCCACCATGGGT
This window harbors:
- a CDS encoding CoA pyrophosphatase, which codes for MLDELLRRVSNHTPHTLETDGRFPEAAVLVPITRSDEPELILTLRASGLSTHGGEVAFPGGRRDPEDPDLIFTALREAEEEIGLPPGLVEVIGPLSPLISLHGIRVTPYVGVIPDYVEYLANDAEIAAVFSVPLDFFRQDPREHTHRIDYQGRSWYVPSYRFGEYKIWGLTAIMIVELINLLYDDAKISLHQPPKSFINI